A window of the Eschrichtius robustus isolate mEscRob2 chromosome 5, mEscRob2.pri, whole genome shotgun sequence genome harbors these coding sequences:
- the LOC137764754 gene encoding large ribosomal subunit protein uL11-like, translated as MPPKFDPNEIKVVYLRCTGGEVSATSALAPKIGPLGLSPKKVGDDIAKATGDWKGLRITVKLTIQNRQAQIEVVPSASALIIKALKEPPRDRKKEKNIKHSGNITFDEIVNIARQMRHRSLARELSGTIKEILGTGQSVGCNVDGHHPHDIIDDINSGAVECPAS; from the coding sequence ATGCCGCCTAAGTTCGACCCCAACGAGATCAAAGTCGTGTACCTGAGGTGCACCGGTGGGGAAGTCAGTGCCACATCTGCCCTGGCCCCCAAGATTGGCCCCCTGGGTCTGTCTCCAAAAAAAGTTGGTGATGACATCGCCAAGGCAACCGGTGATTGGAAGGGTCTGAGGATTACAGTGAAACTGACCATTCAGAACAGACAGGCCCAGATTGAGGTGGTACCTTCTGCCTCTGCCCTGATCATCAAAGCCCTCAAGGAACCaccaagagacagaaagaaggagaaaaacattaaGCACAGTGGAAACATCACTTTTGATGAGATTGTCAACATTGCCCGACAGATGCGGCATCGATCTTTAGCTAGAGAACTCTCTGGAACCATTAAAGAGATCCTGGGGACCGGCCAGTCTGTGGGCTGCAATGTTGATGGCCACCACCCTCACGACATCATAGATGACATCAACAGTGGTGCAGTGGAATGCCCAGCTAGTTAA